The following is a genomic window from Hyphomicrobiales bacterium.
TCTCGATATCCTCGAACATCACCGCACCCGCCGGGTCGACATTGTGGCGGTCGAGAAAACGCTCATAGGTGCTCTGCTCCGGCTTCGGCACGAAGCCTGACGCGACGATGTCGAAGACGTCCTCGAAATGCTCGCGGATGCCGAGCTTGAGCGCGACCGCTTCCGCATGCGCCCGCGAGCCGTTGGTGAGGATGAGCTTGCGGCCCGGCAGCGCGGCGATGGCCTCCCCAAGCAGGGGGTTCGGCAGAAGCGAGGAGTAATCGATGCTATGGGCGAATTCGAGGAACTCTTCGGGGTCGATCCCGTATTCCTCCATCAGGCCACGCAGGGTCGTCCCATAGCGATGATAATAGTATTTCTGGAGCGCGCGGGCCGAGATGCCGTCGAGACCGCAGAGTTCCACGAGGAACAGGGTGATCCGGAGGTCGACCTGCGGCCACAGCTTGGCGTCGTGCGGGTAAAGGGTGTTGTCGAGATCAAAGATCCAGGTGTCGACATGCGCCAGCGATGGCTTGTGCGTCAGCGTATCGGGAAAGGGGGGTGCCTGGCGTAAGGAATTGGGCAGGCTCTCCGGCAGGATTGGCAGATCGTCGATAGGCGGCTTGCGGAAGGACACGTTCATAAGGCTCCGTTCCCGGAACATGCTGCCGAAGGCTTGCCGCGGGCCTGGCCCGGCGCGGCGAAACAGCCTTTGCCGACATCACGCTCCCTCTTATGGACCTCGACCGCGCGAGCGTGGACGAGGGGGAACCTGCTTAGATGGTTGCAGGGCGCTGAAGATGCAAGATCTGATGTCCGCTTGCGTGAAAAGCATCTCATTGCGCGCAAATGCTGGCTCCCCACGCATAATCCGGAACCGGGACTGTCATGGTGGATTGTCTGGCCAGTTGTTTAATTGATTTGAGGACCAGATCATGGTGGACATCGGCGATGATGGCGCGCGGCACCCGCTCGCCGAACTCACGAGCGCGGCGAGCCTTGAGGCACTCAACGCGACGTTGGCCTCCCGGCAGATCGATGCTTTGCGGATCGTCTCGATTGTGCTGGAGCCGGCCTTTTTCGATCCGATAGGCCGGCTTGTGAAGCCGGCCTATCGGGTCCTCTACCGGCCCTGAGCCTCGTCATCCCGGGGTGAAGGCCCGCGGCTTGTCACGGAATGAGCCGCGCGCGGGTTTCCGCGTATATCGAGGGCCTACCGACGGATGAGCGTGCCGGCGCCGTGGTCGGTGTAGAGTTCGAGCAGCACGGCGTGGGATACCTTGCCGTCCAGGATGACGACGCCTTCAACGCCCTGCTCGAGGGCATAGATGCAGGTCTCGACCTTCGGGATCATGCCGCCGGTGATGGTGCCATCGGCGATGAGATGGCGGCATTGCTCCACGGTGAGCTCAGGCAGGAGGTTCTTGTTCTTGTCGAGAACCCCCGGCACGTCGGTGAGCAGCAGCAGGCGCTT
Proteins encoded in this region:
- a CDS encoding putative hydrolase of the HAD superfamily (Evidence 3 : Putative function from multiple computational evidences), whose product is MNVSFRKPPIDDLPILPESLPNSLRQAPPFPDTLTHKPSLAHVDTWIFDLDNTLYPHDAKLWPQVDLRITLFLVELCGLDGISARALQKYYYHRYGTTLRGLMEEYGIDPEEFLEFAHSIDYSSLLPNPLLGEAIAALPGRKLILTNGSRAHAEAVALKLGIREHFEDVFDIVASGFVPKPEQSTYERFLDRHNVDPAGAVMFEDIEKNLVVPHALGMATVLVLPKTLDPFREADEQAPIVAPHIDFMTDDLADFLARMRGR
- a CDS encoding hypothetical protein (Evidence 5 : Unknown function) gives rise to the protein MPRAIIADVHHDLVLKSIKQLARQSTMTVPVPDYAWGASICAQ
- a CDS encoding conserved hypothetical protein (Evidence 4 : Unknown function but conserved in other organisms), translated to MVDIGDDGARHPLAELTSAASLEALNATLASRQIDALRIVSIVLEPAFFDPIGRLVKPAYRVLYRP